The Pseudodesulfovibrio cashew genomic sequence TGACCCAGGCTGGTCAAAGCCTCGGCCAGCGAATAGCCGAACTTGCCCAGCCCGATGACACCGATTTCATTTTTCTCCGGCATATGCTTCTCCCGGCTCAACCGAGGGGCAGGTCTGCCCTGGGCAGCTCAAAACGCCGCTCGGTCTGCCAACTGTGCAGGGCGGACAACAGCCACATGGGGCCGAGTCTGCCAACAAACATCAATATGATAATCATGGTCTTCTCCGCGCCGTTGAGCGAGCTGGTCAGCCCGGTGGAGAGTCCCACCGTGCCGAACGCGGACACAACCTCGAACATGTTGTTCATGAATTTGCCGCGCCCCATGAGGTAATGATCCCCGGCGCTCTCCAGGGTAGTCAGGACCATGGTCCCGACGGCCACCAAAAGCATGGCGACGGTGAACAGGGTGATGACCTTGTTCACGGCCCTGTGGCTCAGGGCGTAGCGCCCTATCTGAATCTGGTCGTGCCCCCTGAACTGGGCCGCGACGAAACTGCACAGGGCGCGAAAGGTAGTGGTTTTGATACCGCCAGCACAGGAGCCCGGCGAACCGCCGATGAACATCAGCCCGAGCATGACCACGAGGGAGACGTTGGTCAGCGCGCCGATGTCCACGGTGTTGAACCCGGCGGTGCGACAGGTGACCGACTGGAAGAGCGCGGTCAGCACCCACTCGGAGAGGCTCTCCGGAGCATTGCCCGCCGCACCCTCGGCCAGGAAGATGGCCACGGCCCCGATGACGACCAGGAGGAGGGACGTCTTGAGCACGATGGAGGAATGCCAACTGAGCAGCGGCGTCCCCCTGCGCAGAGCCTTGGGATCGAACACTGCGGTCTTGGCCACCTCGTAACACTCGTTGATGACGTAGAATCCGAGTCCGCCCGCAGTGATAAGCAGGATGAAGACCGAATTGATCCCGGCGTTACCGCTCCACTGGGACAGGGAATCGGGATACAGGGAAAAACCCGCGTTGCAGAAGGCGGAAACGGAGTGAAATACGGCTGAATACGGATAAAATCCAACGGGGTCCATTATCCAGAGCAACAATGCGCCTACGGCTTCGAGCAGGAACGTCACTCCGACGACACGGCCCAGGAACTTGGCCAGGCTGAAAGAGGGATCGTGCAGCAGAGTCTGGCCTACGGCCATGCGGTCACCCAGGGAAACGCGCTTGCCCAACAGATGGATGAACAGTGTCGTGTAGGTCATGATGCCCAGTCCGCCGAGCTGGATGAGCAGGAGGATGACATCCTGGCCCAGGCGCGAGAAATGGGAGCCGGTGTCCACAACGATCAGCCCGGTGACGCACATGGCCGATGTGGCCGTGAACAATGCGTCCACAAAAGAGAGTGTGCCGCCGGGATGGCTCACGTCCAGGTACAGGGCGGTGGCTCCCGCGAAAATGGCTCCGGCGAATACCCAGACGGGCAGCCAGTATGGTGAAAAGATTTTTATGCGCATGAGTTCGTCCGTGTGGCGGCCCCCCGAAAGCTTCGGCCCGGCCACGTCTCCCACAGTCTATATGCCTGTCGGGACAACGTGTCAAAAAGACTCAGGAAAGGCGCTCCACCTCGACCAGGGCCCGATCAACGACCGTCTCCAGGGTGTCGCCTGAAACTATGGCGTCCGCGCACCCCTCGTACAGCGGGGCACGTTCGGCCAAAACCTCGCGCACCTCTTCCACTATGGGCTTGCCCGTAAGCGAAGGCCGCTGCGCCTCGTTGGGGTCGCGCGCCAGCCTGGCGGCCAACTCTTCGGGCTCGGCCTTCAGGTAGAGAACGATTCCGGATTTGAGGATATCGCGATTGGCGGTGCGCAGGACGATGCCGCCGCCACACCCTATCACGCGGGGCTCTTCTTCGGCCACACGGGCCAGCACCCCGCTCTCTGCGTCGCGGAAGACGTCCCAGCCCTCGGCCTCGATGTAATCGGCGATCTCCATGCCCACTGATGCGACCAGTTCATGGTCCGTATCAATGAAGGCCGCACCAAGCCGCCCTGCCAGCAACTGGCCCACACTCGTCTTGCCGCAGGCCCGGGGCCCGATTAGAAACACGTTTCGTTTCAGCTTCATAACCAGGAACCCTAGTGCAAAACGGTTCGGGATTCAATGTGTTGCTTTGCTCTCGACCGGCGATAAAAAATCTGCAAACGGCGGCTTTCTTCCATCGCTTTCCCGGCATGAACTTTTTGTAAATAATCCCTGCGAGCTCACCGAGACACCCCGAAAATTTAGCTGTTCCTGGCTTCGACGGGGAGTCCTAAAAGGATTTCTGATTCGACAGGAGGATTGGAGAACCCCAGAGGAACAGGTTAACCAACTGAAAAATAGAGTAATATTGGATAATCGCCCTGTTGATTTCAATCTGAAAAAGAAAGGGATTTCCGGATCACTGAAAAATTTTCCATCAATTTGATTTATTGCTTGCCTTTAATAAGAATAGTTACTATTAATTAGTCATGAAGAACGAACAAACCTGTACCAAGACACGTGAAGTCGCCATTGAGCTGGGCGATTGCCGCTCATGCCAGGGCTGTATCGATCTCAACCCCGACGTATTCCAATGGGATGAAGCACTGGACATGCCCTATGTGTGCCGTTCCAAGGTTACCGAGGAAGAAGTCCGGGACATCATGAACACCTGTCCCGAAGGATGCATAGTTTTCGTAGATTGCTGATTACCCATTGCCATTCCAACTCCTCTGCAACGCAGTCGGCGGTTTCTCCTCAACCGTCGGCTGTCGTTGTTTTCGGCCGCCGCTTTAGCCCTTCTTCGGCATGGGCGGCAGGGAGCATGATTCGCTGCAGCACGTCCCGTAAATGAAACCGCAATAGGTGTGAAAGACACGGGTCTGCTTTTCCCGCTGCTCATCGGTGAGGGGCTTTATCTCGGCCGAAGCGACCATCTCGGCCAGTCTGGCATAGTCCGGCACCGCGTTCATGGACCGGGCGACAACTTCGCCGGTGCGGACGTCCAGCAGGGAGGCGTCCATGGTGTCGGTGACCAGGGCATAGGCCACAGGCCCGCCCTCAATGAGCCTGCCCGCGCAGACAGTCTCCCGCTCGAAGGAGCCCACATCGCCTGCGCAGAAGACGACCACCAGCATGGGCCTGCCATCCTCATCGTAGACCACGAGGTCAAGCGGCCGCTCGAACTCCTCCCCTTCCACGCAATACGTGAGGGGCACCTTGGCCTTGAGTTGGGCTTTTGGGTAGCCCTTTTCCTCCACCAGCAGGCGCGCCAGGGCCTGGCGAAATTCCTCGAAGGTAGTCTCGTCTATTTCCTCACCGGTCAGGTAGTCGCGGAGTGTTCCGCCCAGACTCGCCTCATGCATGGTTAGGTCTCCTTTTTTTCAGAGTAATTACTGAGAGAGGTTGAAGCAAGAAGGAAGAGAAAAGGAAGCCGCCTTTCTGGCGGCGATGACCAGGCGAAGGGTTTCGGCCCTGCGGGCAGGCGCGCTTCGGGCTGCGCTTTCGCCGTGCAAAAGCGGCTCTAAGCCCCGAGCTCGATGACCGGTCGCTGCCGGGTCAACTTGGTAATTAGCAATTCATGGAACTGTCTTTTGCACATCAAATCAAGCTAGCACCTGCCTGCCAACAATAAGAAACAATTCGGCGTTTCGACTTTATTATCGGAGGTCCACGGTAAGCCCCTTGCTCGCGGGCCTAGAAGCTCACCAACGTGGGCGGCGGCTCTTGTCTCGGAACCCGCACGACGTTGGACGGCCTCCGAATGGTAAGGTTGGCAGTGCGCTCCACTCAACGAAGTCCGGAGCCGACCGGGTTGGATGAGATTCTCGCCAGCGAGCACCGGGGCGGGGATGATGCTCCAAGCGCCTTTTCTTTCGTCTATTTCTTTCGGCGCAGCAAAAGAAATGGACCCCGCCGGGAAGGCATGGAGGGCTTTTGGGGGCAAAGCCCCCAAACCCGGCTCTCGCTTCGCAAAGCGAAGCTTGGAGGTGCGGAGCGGCACGCTCCAAAACCGGCTCTCCGCAGTGCCAGCGCGATTTCCAGGAGGTGGAGGAGCGGAACGCTCCACCACCGACTCTCCGCCGCGCGGCAGACGCCCCCTCCCCTTCCCCCCAAAAAGAAACCGCCCGGTTCGGCAAAAGCCGAACCGGGCGGTCTGTTATCAGTATGTCCCTATTCTAGTGGTGCGCTCCACCGGAGATGGCCAGACCGAAAAGGTCCTTACCCGCAGTGATAGCGAAGTTGAACAGGGGGGCCGGGATGATGCCGATGATCAGCACGGCGGCGGCGAGCATTCCCGCTCCAGCCGAAGCGAACCAGCCATTATCAGGAGCAATTGCGGCATTGGGTGACGTCTCCTCAGTGAAGGCGTGCCGGAACAAGCTCAGATAATAGTAGATGGCAATGGCGGAGTTCACGACCAGGGTGATGACCAGCCAGTTGTAGCCATGGTCCCAGGCCGAGGTGATCAGGAAGAACTTGCCCATGAAGCCCATGGTCGGCGGCAGGCCAACCAGGGCGAAGGCTCCGGCAGCCAGCGAGAACGCGAGCACCGGGGCTTTCTTGTACAGACCGTTCAGATCGCTGAGTTCCAGGTTGCGTCCGTCGGAAGCGACCCGGGAAACGATCCAGAAGACCAGCAGGTTCATGACCAAGTAGGCCAGAGCATAGAAGGCGGCGGCTGCCAATCCTTCCACGGTGCCGCTGACCAGACCGACCATGATGTACCCGGCGTGGGCCACGGAAGAGAACCCGAGCAAGCGCTTGATGTCCTTCTGGGCCAGGGCCGAGAGGTTGCCGAAGGTCATGGAACAGGCTCCGAGCACGGCCAGCAGTGTAGTGATCTCCAGGCCGGGCTTGAGGAACATGGCCATACGGACGAGAACCACGATTGCGCCCATCTTGGGCATGGTGGCCACGTACGCGGCTGTTTCGTTGGAAGCGCCCTGATAGACATCCGGGCACCAGAAGTGGAACGGGAACAGGGCCAGCTTGAAGAACATGCCGCCCAGGAACAGACAGAGACCAACGACGGCCATGGGGCTGTCGGCAAAGGTCCAGTTCTTGGTGGCAAGTTCCGCGATGTAGGTCGTGTGCTGGCTGGCCATGATGTAGGACAAGCCGTACAGGGCCAGGGCCGTGGCGACCGCGCCGAACAGGATGTACTTGACGCCCGCCTCGGCTGCCCCCTTGGACTTGGCCCGGAGCGGGATGGTCGCGTACATGGCGTAGGAAGCCAGTTCCAGTGCCAGGTAGATGGTGATCAGTTCCACGCTGGATGCGAGCATCATCAGGCCCAGAGTGGAGAATCCAAGGAGCATGTAGTAGTCCGCGCGCTTCTCGTCGGCAAGGGTCGGCTGGCGTGACGCGTTGAGCACGGTCACGAAGAAGCCGAAGGCGATGGCGATCTTGAAGAACTGGGACATCATGTCCACTTTGTATACGTCGTAGAACATGGAACCATGCACACTGTAGTGGGCAATGGTCACGAACAGGCCGAGACCGGCTCCGAAGGGAAGCCATTTTTCGACCTCGGGCTTCCACTCCCGGGTGCCGAGGCTCTGGATCATCAGAACCAGCACAAGGAAGAAGAAGTAGAGTTCCGGGACGATGAGACTGAGATTGAAGTTCACGTCTTGTCCCCCTTACTTATTGGCAGCGAACACGGACAGGATGTCGTTCGCGGCGGTTTGAACCGGCTGTTCGGTTTCGACATGAGCGACCTTGCGCTGGCCGAAATCGGTAAGCAGCTTGTCGACGGACGGGTCAATGATCTTGAAGAACGGCGTGGGAGCCAGGCCGATCCAGAGGACAAACACGGCGGGAATGGTCAGGTAGATCCATTCACGGGCGTTGAGGTCCTTCCAGTTCTTGGCCGTGGAGGGCTTGCCCCAGGCCATCTTCAGCGACACGCGGAACATGTAGGCGGCCGCCAGCAGCGCGCCGGGCACGCAGAGGAAGCCGATCCAGGTGCTCTGCTGGAACGCACCGACGAAGACGAGCATTTCACCCACGAACCCGTTGGTTCCGGGGAAACCGAAGGAGGCCAGCGCCATGAAGCCCCAGAAGAACATGAAACCGGGCAGGTACTTGCCAAGGCCCATGTTCTTGGAGATCTCGCGACTGTGGCTCCGCTCGTAGACCGCGCCGATCATCATGAAGAGCGCGCCGGTGACGATGCCGTGGTTGAGCATCTGGAAGAGCGCGCCTTCCACGCCGCGCTGATTGAACAGGAAGATGCCCAGCGTGACGAAGCCCATGTGGCCCACGGATGAGTAGGCGACCAGCTTCTTGATGTCCGTCTGCCCAAGGGCGATGGCTCCACCGTAGATGATTGACGCCAGGGATATGACGATCATCATCGGGGCGAAGTACTCGCTGGCCGCCGGAGTCAGCGGCAGGCAGAAGCGCAGGAAGCCGTAGGTTCCCATCTTCAGCAGCACGGCCGCCAGGATGACGGAACCGGCCGAAGGCGCCTGGACGTGCGCAGCGGGCAGCCAGGTGTGGAACGGGAACATGGGCACCTTGATGGCGAACGCCAGGGCCATGGCCAGGAATGCCCAGAACTGGAAGCGGAAGCTGAAGTTCTGCTGCATGAGATCGGGAATTGAGAAGGTGCCGCCCGTGATCCGGAAGGCCACGATGGCCGCCAGGAGCAGGGTCGAACCCGCCAGGGTGTACAGGAAGAACTTGAGCGACGCATACTTGCGGTCGTCGCCACCCCAAACTGCGATAAGCAGATACATGGGGATAAGCATGGCTTCCCAGAACACATAGAACAGGACCAGGTCCAGAGCGCAGAACACGCCGAGGACAGCACTGGTCATGAACAGCAGGCAGAAGTGGAATTCCTTCTCGCGTTTGCCGATGTAGGTCCACGAACACAGGACGCACAGCGGAAGGACCGCTACGGTCAACAGGACCATGAGTATGCTGATGCCGTCCACGCCGAGGTAGTACTGAAGTCCCCATTGGTGGACCCAGTCGATTTTCTCGACGAACTGGAAGGCGGCGTTGAGTTTGAAGTTAGCGAGGGGCACGGCGAGGAGGCACTCGATGAGTGACACCGCAAGGGTGTAATACCTCACCACCGGCGCGGCCTTGATGAAGAAGAGACCACACGCCGCGACAAGCGGGAATGCGATCAACAGGGTGAGTACCGGATATCCGAAGTCCAAAACTTGCTCTCCTTAGATTGTCCGGCTTAGCCGAAGTACCATACCAGGGCGAAGATGCCCAAACCAAGAACGGTGGCATAGGCCAGGTAATCCTGCAGGTTCGCATTCTGGACCTTAGCCCCGAACCTGCCGATGTTCCTGACGCTGTAGGCGCTTCCGTCCACCACTGTATCGATGCCCTTCTTATCGAAGACGCTTGTGCCTCTACCGGCGTCGATAAGAGCCTTGAGGCCCACGGTCCGGTATACCTCGGTCCAGACGTCATCGACCTTGGAGCTGGGCCAGCAGATCCCGCGCATGGTGACGCGTCCGATCAGGCGGTAGAACCAGTCGAAGTCCAGATTGAGGAAGGCGTGCGGCTTGATGACCTTACGAGTCAGGTAGAAGGCCAGGCCGGAGAAACCGAGCAGCAGGCTCGAGTTGATGACCTTGTCGATAGTCCAGGGGACGAACGCGTGATGCTCGACCTCGAACGGAAGGTACTTGTAGAGCATGTGCGGGTAAACGCCCTGCGCGATACACAGGAGGCCCGCAATGGCCATGCCCACGTACATGTTGACCGGGATGGGCTTGACCTCACCGGTGTATTCCTTCTTTCCGCCCCAGAACGCGAAGTACGGGAGCTTGACGCCCACCGAGATGAACGTACCCACTGCGGCGATCTCCATACCCAAGGCCAGCCAGGTGTGGTGCGCCTCGGCGGCGCCCGCAATGGTCATGGTCTTGGAGATGAAGCCGTTGAACAGCGGCATTCCGGAGATGGACAGCGCCGCGACCATGTACCAAACCATGACCCACGGCAATTTGTAGGCCAGGCCGCCCAGCTCGTCGAGCTTGGCGGTGCCCACGGAGTACAGGACCGCGCCGGTTCCCATGAACAGCAGGCCCTTATAGAGGATATGCGCATAGGCGTGAGCCACGGCGCCGTTGAGCGTCATGGCGGTGCCGATGCCGATGCCGGCGACCATGTATCCCACCTGCGAAACGATGTGGTAGGAGAGGATGCGCCGTGCGTTGTTTTCAATACACGCGTAAAGCACGCCGTAGACAGCCATGCAGGTACCGGCGATGGCCAGGACCTCCCAACCGGCGAATCCGCGGCAGAGCACGTAGACAGCGGTCTTGGTGGTGAAGGCGCACATGTACACCGCGCCACCCACGGAGGCCCGGGGGTAGGCGTCGGGCAGCCATGCGTGCAGCGGCACCACGGCGGCGTTCACGCAGAAGCCGATCAGGATCAGCCAGTCATAGAACTGGGCATGGCTCGCCTCCACGCCGACGAAGGCGAAGGAGCCGGTGGCCTTGTACTTGAGCAGCAGCCCCGCCAGCAGGAACAACCCGCCCACGGTGTGGTACAGGAAGTACCGGAAACCCGCGTTCACGCACTCCTTGGTCCGGGCCTGCCAGATCAGGAAGGTGGAGCCGATGGACATGAGTTCCCAGAACAGGAACACAGTCAGCAGGTCGGCCGCGAACACGCAGCCGAAGCCGCCCGCCACGTACAGGGACGAGGCCACGTAGTGTCCCTTGTCCTCCACGTGCATGCCGTAGATTGCGCCCGCAAAGGCGATGATGGCGAAGACCTGGCCGAAGACGATGGACAGCTTGTCCACCCGGCCCAGGATCAGCGTCTGATCAAGGTAGCGCAGGGCACCGTACATGCCCGGTTCCACGGACATGATGCCGTAGAGCGCGATAAGCGGCGCGAGGATGGCAAGAGCCCCCCTGAACGCCTTGTTGAGCCACAGCCCCTTGGGGACCAGCGGCACGATGGCCGCCAGCGCCAGGAACGCCATGGAGGGATGGATGAAGCTAGTCTCCATAATAATCCTCCTCGCGTTTGATAAAGGGCTGGACGATTTTCTTCATGATAATGACCATCGCGAGACCGACGACGAGACCGAAGGCTCCGAAGAAGCCGGGATACTTGTCCACGCCGAAGTGCGGATGGTGCGTCACAAACGGGACGTTCAGAAGCAGCAGTATGCCGAGCACACCGAAGAAGATGTATTTGAACGTCTTCTTCTTCTCGCTCCACTGCTTCAGGAGCCCGCCTAATCCTTGTTGTTCACTCATATCTTCCTCCCTAGAACTTGCCGAGCATGTTGACGAAGTTCAGGAACGTCTGCGGATACAGACCCAGGAACACGGAGATGGTGGCTGTGATGCACAGCGGCACGACCATGGTCTTGGATGCCTCGTTGTACTGGCCGATGTTGGCCTCCTCGGACGGCGTCTTGAAAAAGGCGCGGTAGAGGATGGGCACAAAGTAGCCGGCGTTCAGGGCCGTACTGAGCAGCAGCATGACCAGCAGCGGCCACTGATTCGAATCCAGGGTACCGTTGATCAGGTACCATTTGGACACGAAGCCGCAGACCGGCGGCATACCGATCATGGACAGAGACGCGATGCCGAAGGCACCGAAGGTCCACGGCATCCTGCGGCCCAGTCCGTCCATCAGCGAGATCTTCTTCAGGTGCGTGGCGACATAGATTGCGCCAGCGGCCATAAAGAGTGTGATCTTGGAGAAGGCGTGGTGGGCGATGTGCATGACGCCGCCCTGCACGGCCGAATCCACAAGCATGGTCACGCCGACCACGACGTAGGAGAGCTGGGCCACTGTCGAGTAGGCCAGCCGCGCCTTGATGTCGTCCTTGGTCAGGGCGATGAACGAGGCCACCACCAGGGTGAAGCCCGCGATATACGCCGTGCCGTGCGCGATGCAGGTGTCGCCAAGTATTGTGCCGGGCGAACCGATGTAGATCTGGCTCATGGTCAGCGCTCCGGCGACCTTGGTGCCGAAACCGGACAGAATGATGCGGCAGACGCAGAAGACACCGGCCTTAACAACGGCCACAGCGTGCAGCAAGGCCGAGACCGGAGTCGGTGCGACCATGGCGGACGGGAGCCAGTTGTGGAACGGCATGAGAGCCGCCTTGCCGATGCCGAAGATGTACAGCCAGTAGGTCAGCGCCACCAGCCTGGGGTGGGCGGCGACCACGTCCGGGGTGAACATGCCGTTGACGATGTCCGCCAGGTGGAAGTCCAGGTTGCCGACCAGCACGTAGGTCAGGACCATGGCCGGCAGCAGGAAGAGCTTGGAAGTACCCATCAGGTAGACGATGTACTTGCGCGCTCCGATTTTCGCGTCCGCGTCCTCGTGGTGGTAGACCAGAGGATAGGTGAACACGGTGATGATCTCGTAGAAGAGATACAGGGTGAACACGTTGGCCGACAGGGCCACGCCCACGGCGCCGAAGATGGCTACCGCGAAGCAGACATAGTAACGGGTCTGCGCGTGCTCGTTAAGGCCGCGCATGTAGCCGATGTTGTAGCTGGTCACGAAGAACCAGAGGAACGGCGCGATCAGGCCGAAGACCATGGACAGGCCGTCGGCGGCAAAGGCAATGGTTATTCCGGGCAACAGTGTGGTGACTTCGTAGTACCAGACATGCCCGTTGAGAACGGCGGGTGCCATGGACACCACGCTGCCGAACGTAAGTGCGGCGGCGATGAAGCTGACGGCCTCACGCCGGTTTTCATCTTTACGACAGAGCCAGACAAAGAGCGGCGCAAGCAGTGTAATCACCACCGGCAGCAAAATCCTGGCAGAGACTATGGTAACCCCTTCCATAACAAGCTACTCCTTCAAGGTGGTGATATCGCTGGACCGGGCGGATTTGAAACGCCTGGCCACAACTACTACAATGGCCAGCACAATGGTCGCTTCGGCCGCGGCGAGACCCATGACGAACAGGGTGCCGAGCTGGCCGAGGGTTGCGCTGAAATCGGTCAGTTGCGCGGCCGCCACCATGGACAGGCCGGCTCCGTTGAGCATCAGCTCGACGCAGATCAGCATACCGACGAGACTCCGACGCTGGGTCAGACCGAACAGGCCCGCGCATAACAGGATCAGAGCCACCAATTGATACAGAGTCAGGGCACTCATCTATTTCTTCCCCCTTTTCTCCCAGGTCAGCAGCACGGCGCCGGACATGGCGACCATGAGGATGACCGAGATCAGCTCAAAGGGCAGGAAGTACGAGCCCATCAGCTCGCCGCCCAGTTGCTTGATGGAGACCTCGACAGGGGTGGCGATGGACGCCACGGGTCGGGTCAGCACCAGCCAGCCGAGCACCGCCGCAGGGGCGATGGTCGCGGCCAGTCCGAGGACATATGTCTTCATGGGGGCCTTTTCTCCCTCGTCGCCACCCTGCTCCGCGCGCGTCAGCATGACCGCGAAGAAGATGAGGACCGAGACGGCGCCCACGTAGATGAGCAGTTGCATGAAGGCCATGAACGGGGTGGCCAGCAGCATGTACATCCCGGCCACGCCGATGAGGGTCGTGATGAGCCCCACCAA encodes the following:
- a CDS encoding TrkH family potassium uptake protein, giving the protein MRIKIFSPYWLPVWVFAGAIFAGATALYLDVSHPGGTLSFVDALFTATSAMCVTGLIVVDTGSHFSRLGQDVILLLIQLGGLGIMTYTTLFIHLLGKRVSLGDRMAVGQTLLHDPSFSLAKFLGRVVGVTFLLEAVGALLLWIMDPVGFYPYSAVFHSVSAFCNAGFSLYPDSLSQWSGNAGINSVFILLITAGGLGFYVINECYEVAKTAVFDPKALRRGTPLLSWHSSIVLKTSLLLVVIGAVAIFLAEGAAGNAPESLSEWVLTALFQSVTCRTAGFNTVDIGALTNVSLVVMLGLMFIGGSPGSCAGGIKTTTFRALCSFVAAQFRGHDQIQIGRYALSHRAVNKVITLFTVAMLLVAVGTMVLTTLESAGDHYLMGRGKFMNNMFEVVSAFGTVGLSTGLTSSLNGAEKTMIIILMFVGRLGPMWLLSALHSWQTERRFELPRADLPLG
- the aroL gene encoding shikimate kinase AroL yields the protein MKLKRNVFLIGPRACGKTSVGQLLAGRLGAAFIDTDHELVASVGMEIADYIEAEGWDVFRDAESGVLARVAEEEPRVIGCGGGIVLRTANRDILKSGIVLYLKAEPEELAARLARDPNEAQRPSLTGKPIVEEVREVLAERAPLYEGCADAIVSGDTLETVVDRALVEVERLS
- a CDS encoding 4Fe-4S domain-containing protein → MKNEQTCTKTREVAIELGDCRSCQGCIDLNPDVFQWDEALDMPYVCRSKVTEEEVRDIMNTCPEGCIVFVDC
- a CDS encoding type I restriction enzyme HsdR N-terminal domain-containing protein, with amino-acid sequence MHEASLGGTLRDYLTGEEIDETTFEEFRQALARLLVEEKGYPKAQLKAKVPLTYCVEGEEFERPLDLVVYDEDGRPMLVVVFCAGDVGSFERETVCAGRLIEGGPVAYALVTDTMDASLLDVRTGEVVARSMNAVPDYARLAEMVASAEIKPLTDEQREKQTRVFHTYCGFIYGTCCSESCSLPPMPKKG
- a CDS encoding NADH-quinone oxidoreductase subunit N, yielding MNFNLSLIVPELYFFFLVLVLMIQSLGTREWKPEVEKWLPFGAGLGLFVTIAHYSVHGSMFYDVYKVDMMSQFFKIAIAFGFFVTVLNASRQPTLADEKRADYYMLLGFSTLGLMMLASSVELITIYLALELASYAMYATIPLRAKSKGAAEAGVKYILFGAVATALALYGLSYIMASQHTTYIAELATKNWTFADSPMAVVGLCLFLGGMFFKLALFPFHFWCPDVYQGASNETAAYVATMPKMGAIVVLVRMAMFLKPGLEITTLLAVLGACSMTFGNLSALAQKDIKRLLGFSSVAHAGYIMVGLVSGTVEGLAAAAFYALAYLVMNLLVFWIVSRVASDGRNLELSDLNGLYKKAPVLAFSLAAGAFALVGLPPTMGFMGKFFLITSAWDHGYNWLVITLVVNSAIAIYYYLSLFRHAFTEETSPNAAIAPDNGWFASAGAGMLAAAVLIIGIIPAPLFNFAITAGKDLFGLAISGGAHH
- a CDS encoding complex I subunit 4 family protein; protein product: MDFGYPVLTLLIAFPLVAACGLFFIKAAPVVRYYTLAVSLIECLLAVPLANFKLNAAFQFVEKIDWVHQWGLQYYLGVDGISILMVLLTVAVLPLCVLCSWTYIGKREKEFHFCLLFMTSAVLGVFCALDLVLFYVFWEAMLIPMYLLIAVWGGDDRKYASLKFFLYTLAGSTLLLAAIVAFRITGGTFSIPDLMQQNFSFRFQFWAFLAMALAFAIKVPMFPFHTWLPAAHVQAPSAGSVILAAVLLKMGTYGFLRFCLPLTPAASEYFAPMMIVISLASIIYGGAIALGQTDIKKLVAYSSVGHMGFVTLGIFLFNQRGVEGALFQMLNHGIVTGALFMMIGAVYERSHSREISKNMGLGKYLPGFMFFWGFMALASFGFPGTNGFVGEMLVFVGAFQQSTWIGFLCVPGALLAAAYMFRVSLKMAWGKPSTAKNWKDLNAREWIYLTIPAVFVLWIGLAPTPFFKIIDPSVDKLLTDFGQRKVAHVETEQPVQTAANDILSVFAANK
- a CDS encoding Na(+)/H(+) antiporter subunit D; this translates as METSFIHPSMAFLALAAIVPLVPKGLWLNKAFRGALAILAPLIALYGIMSVEPGMYGALRYLDQTLILGRVDKLSIVFGQVFAIIAFAGAIYGMHVEDKGHYVASSLYVAGGFGCVFAADLLTVFLFWELMSIGSTFLIWQARTKECVNAGFRYFLYHTVGGLFLLAGLLLKYKATGSFAFVGVEASHAQFYDWLILIGFCVNAAVVPLHAWLPDAYPRASVGGAVYMCAFTTKTAVYVLCRGFAGWEVLAIAGTCMAVYGVLYACIENNARRILSYHIVSQVGYMVAGIGIGTAMTLNGAVAHAYAHILYKGLLFMGTGAVLYSVGTAKLDELGGLAYKLPWVMVWYMVAALSISGMPLFNGFISKTMTIAGAAEAHHTWLALGMEIAAVGTFISVGVKLPYFAFWGGKKEYTGEVKPIPVNMYVGMAIAGLLCIAQGVYPHMLYKYLPFEVEHHAFVPWTIDKVINSSLLLGFSGLAFYLTRKVIKPHAFLNLDFDWFYRLIGRVTMRGICWPSSKVDDVWTEVYRTVGLKALIDAGRGTSVFDKKGIDTVVDGSAYSVRNIGRFGAKVQNANLQDYLAYATVLGLGIFALVWYFG
- a CDS encoding monovalent cation/H+ antiporter subunit D family protein codes for the protein MEGVTIVSARILLPVVITLLAPLFVWLCRKDENRREAVSFIAAALTFGSVVSMAPAVLNGHVWYYEVTTLLPGITIAFAADGLSMVFGLIAPFLWFFVTSYNIGYMRGLNEHAQTRYYVCFAVAIFGAVGVALSANVFTLYLFYEIITVFTYPLVYHHEDADAKIGARKYIVYLMGTSKLFLLPAMVLTYVLVGNLDFHLADIVNGMFTPDVVAAHPRLVALTYWLYIFGIGKAALMPFHNWLPSAMVAPTPVSALLHAVAVVKAGVFCVCRIILSGFGTKVAGALTMSQIYIGSPGTILGDTCIAHGTAYIAGFTLVVASFIALTKDDIKARLAYSTVAQLSYVVVGVTMLVDSAVQGGVMHIAHHAFSKITLFMAAGAIYVATHLKKISLMDGLGRRMPWTFGAFGIASLSMIGMPPVCGFVSKWYLINGTLDSNQWPLLVMLLLSTALNAGYFVPILYRAFFKTPSEEANIGQYNEASKTMVVPLCITATISVFLGLYPQTFLNFVNMLGKF
- the nuoK gene encoding NADH-quinone oxidoreductase subunit NuoK, which codes for MSALTLYQLVALILLCAGLFGLTQRRSLVGMLICVELMLNGAGLSMVAAAQLTDFSATLGQLGTLFVMGLAAAEATIVLAIVVVVARRFKSARSSDITTLKE
- a CDS encoding NADH-quinone oxidoreductase subunit J, which gives rise to MEIMAKVAFCVYTLVILGGSIFAVTSSSLVRALVGLITTLIGVAGMYMLLATPFMAFMQLLIYVGAVSVLIFFAVMLTRAEQGGDEGEKAPMKTYVLGLAATIAPAAVLGWLVLTRPVASIATPVEVSIKQLGGELMGSYFLPFELISVILMVAMSGAVLLTWEKRGKK